The following proteins come from a genomic window of Oncorhynchus clarkii lewisi isolate Uvic-CL-2024 chromosome 23, UVic_Ocla_1.0, whole genome shotgun sequence:
- the LOC139381461 gene encoding acyl-CoA desaturase-like, with the protein MTATETRNPNKQQNRDAVVAETSTRDDVFDDSYKAKEGPKPRMRLVWRNVILMVLLHAGALYGLMLVPSTSALTLAWTVVCFLLSALGITAGAHRLWSHKSYKASTPLRVFLALANSMAFQNDIYEWARDHRVHHKYSETDADPHNALRGFFFAHIGWLLVRKHPDVIEKGKKLELTDLKADKVVMFQRKYYKLSVVLLCFLVPMWVPWYLWGESLWVCYFIPVLMRYTLVLNATWLVNSAAHMWGNRPYDHNINPSENRFVAFSAIGEGFHNYHHTFPFDYATSEFGIKMNITTAFIDLMCFLGLAKDCKRVSHELVSARAQRTGDGSHKTG; encoded by the exons ATGACAGCGACGGAGACAAGAAACCCCAACAAgcaacaaaacagagatgctgtGGTGGCAGAAACGTCTACGAGAGATGATGTTTTTGATGATAGCTATAAAGCAAAAGAGGGCCCTAAACCGCGGATGAGATTGGTGTGGAGAAACGTCATATTAATGGTTTTATTACATGCTGGAGCGCTTTACGGACTGATGCTCGTGCCCTCCACCTCGGCCTTAACTCTGGCCTGGA CTGTTGTGTGCTTCTTGCTCAGTGCCCTGGGTATAACTGCGGGGGCCCACCGCCTCTGGAGTCACAAGTCCTACAAGGCCTCCACCCCTCTGCGAGTCTTCCTGGCCCTTGCCAACTCCATGGCCTTCCAG AATGACATTTACGAGTGGGCGAGGGACCACCGGGTTCACCACAAGTACTCCGAGACGGACGCGGACCCCCACAATGCACTGCGGGGCTTCTTCTTTGCTCACATTGGCTGGCTGCTCGTCCGCAAGCACCCTGACGTGATCGAGAAGGGAAAGAAGCTGGAGCTGACGGACCTGAAGGCAGATAAAGTCGTCATGTTCCAGAGAAA gTACTACAAGCTCTCTGTGGTTCTGCTGTGTTTCCTGGTGCCCATGTGGGTGCCCTGGTACCTGTGGGGTGAGTCCCTGTGGGTGTGCTACTTCATCCCGGTCCTCATGCGGTACACCCTGGTGCTGAACGCTACCTGGCTGGTCAACTCTGCAGCTCACATGTGGGGCAACCGACCCTATGACCATAACATCAACCCCAGTGAGAACCGTTTCGTGGCCTTCAGTGCCATTG GCGAGGGCTTCCACAACTACCACCACACCTTCCCATTTGACTATGCCACCAGTGAGTTTGGCATTAAGATGAACATCACCACTGCCTTCATAGACCTCATGTGCTTTCTGGGCCTGGCCAAGGACTGCAAGAGGGTGTCCCACGAACTCGTTTCGGCCCGCGCCCAGCGAACAGGTGACGGCAGCCACAAGACTGGCTGA